The genomic interval AATGACCAAGTCACTTTTTCCtaattaaataagaaataatgtCTTGGCTTTTCATTACTTTCTAGTTTGTTAAATAGTCTTTACCATAACTGTAATCAAAGTTGAATCCAGTTAATaactaaaccaaataaaaaaaacttgaattttcttatcttgatgttttttgtaaattgtactttgacacatttatttacttaccaATTTAGATACCAACTGTTATTGTCTTACTATGTCAGACGACCACAAATGATCCAAAACATCATAGAGCTTTACTACATATTAAAAAGCACCTTACCCCACAGAGAGAAGAATCAACAGGCAAGTAATGCATcctggagaaaaaggaaaaaaaacattaaagatagCATTAATTATGAATACATTAGCTATTTATTTCAGCTGGCAGAGAACTTACAGAAGATGGTGCTGCAAAAGAGATGACAGAGAGAAATTGTGAGTATTGAGTGTGTATATAGCTCTACTCAACCAGGAGAAAATATACAAGTCCAAATTAAAACAGTGGCAAACATAATGAGGACAGAGaacacaatattaatataaattatgaGAACAACAATGGGGAAGCTCCAACCAAAGCCATCAGAACAAATAAGAGATCAGGTTCTGGTCAGGGGGCCTTCATGAAGACCAGAAGTAGCAAATCAGACAGGCATGGTGGATTCTTGAAAGGGCTGACTGGTATCAAAATCTACAAAAACGCAATTCTGTGCAAGAATGTGAATTGAAATTTAGATTTTGTGCCTGGTAATCATATCATATATATAAGAAATATGACTTGGTAGTAACATTTCTTATTATTTCCTATACTCAGTTATATAACTTCCCCTTATGTGTGAAAAATGTACTGGATTCAGATGTGACATCACATTACAGAAGAGCATGCATAACCTACTCAGGATTGGAATAAGTCAagtttgtgaaaaataaagaaaaaaatgagggtGGAACTATTTTTACAGGAACCTATACATATATTCTAAGTACTGGTTTCTTTTCAGACGTTACAAAAACTTGCAGAATCAGCAGAAATTTGACttcatggaaaaaagaaaaaaaaatcaaatgacaGATTAACTGCAGTacaacaaatattttctttgatattaaatttaaaacaattactTTTTTCAATGTCCAAGAAATTTCTTTCAGAGGCAAGGAAAAGGTGTGAAAAAGTTATAACGAAAATTATGTACCTTAAAGTtaataagaggaaaaaaaacaaaaacaaaaaacaccagaCGTCATGTCTCTTTAAAAGTGAGAATTTATTTGGCAGATTTCTTTCTGCCCAAatcaaaaaattaaacaaaatatcaagTATATAAATGAGGATGagtcacagaaagaaaaagaactgtCAGGAAAACACATATCAAACTTTTTATAACTAGTGTAACTGCCAACCAAACAATTATAATGGATAACAATACAGGAAAAcgtttttatatataaaaaaaaacaaaaaaaaacaaactcaagtAGGAATTCAAAAGAAATATCAGGTGGTTTCAGATCTCGAGCCTCCCTGTACcgaaaaaaacagacagaagtGACTTGATTAATGTCTAATTATGCAAACAGACATCTTGCTGATTTACATGTATCTTTCTGAATAATCCTGTGGAGGTTACCTGTGTGGAAGCTACCTGTGGACAGTCATGTATTAGAATCCCCAATTTTGGCCTCGGTCTCTACTGCCTTTTCCTCCACCATCTCTTCTtccccatcctcctcctcctcctcctcctctgcctcctcctctgcctcctccatgTCCCTGTCCTCCCCTCGGATTGCACATCTCCTTCTCCCTCTTATGCTTCTCATATCTCTCTGCCATGAGCAGCAGCTCCTCGGGGACCTCctgcaacaagaaaaaaataaaaataaaaaacttataatatatatatatatacacacacacacacacacacacacacacacacacacacacacacacacacacacacacctggtcaAACTATTCATCTAATTCTTTCCTTATTTGGTCACTGTCGAGGAATATTTTGACTTTGTTCTGTGTAGTGAAACCCTGAATTGTTGACAACCACATttgtgaattaaataaaattctgcTGTGTAATAAAACACAATGAATTCACAATATTTCCATTTACACTTTAATATTTCTCCAATAAAGAAAAtgctaaatgtgtgtttgctaACTTGTCCTGCTCGCTCCAGTATGGGAATCAGCTCCGGGGCCATCCTCCAGTCTTCTCTTGTTACTAAGGTTACAGCAGCACCTGATCGTCTGAAATGATTATGCACCAAGATCAAACTCATGATGAACCAAGCTCAGAATATGCTGGCATGTCTAAActgacacacactcactcacccTGCTCGGCCTGTGCGACCCACACGGTGGACGTACTCCTCAATGTTTCGTGGGAAGTCATAATTAAAGACATGCGTTATATCATGAACATCCAACCCCCGAGATGCCAAATCTGTGGCTACTAGGATGCGAACTCGACCTGTAATAGGACAGAACACCCCCTCTATGGTCAATTTGTTTTATCTGCCTATAAATGTGGTAGAATGTGGGCCAGGTTACCTCTTTCTGAGGTCTACATgtcttattttaaagaaaactattctttgTTGTGACATACTCTCTTTGAAGTCTTTAAGAGCTTCTTCACGGTCACACTGTTCACGGTTACCATGGAGACTCTGGACAGCCAGACCTTGCAGACAGATGTCACTCGACAGGTCATCAGCACTGGTTTTTGAATAGTTCATGGAGATATAAGCATACACAGATCAGTAAGCATAGATTCCAGTGTCTGTAGCTTTAGTCAGTAGTTATCAGCAACTAATGTAGTCTTCTCTAATTTACACGGATTCAAAAAATTTGTCATATGTGTCGCATGAAAACAGCAGTTTAACACTGTGCAATGAAATTCTTTTCTTTGCATGCTCAAGAATGAACAGGATAAAAGCTCTGtatttacaaaataatatatCACAATaataagacagaaaaatagAGAAGTGTAAAGCAGCAAATGATGTAAGGTGCAGTGTCTGCTGACAGGTGTTAGCTTATGTAGGACATGTACAGTAAAAGGTAAAAGGTTTTATGAGTTCTTTGGTGTTGTGGGACGAGGTCAGACCACTGGTGATGTGTATACGCCCTCTCCACCTCAGTGTCCCTGATGTAAATGGGAGAATGCCGCGCCTCCCTTCTCCTAGGGTCCACAAATATCTTGTGAAGGAGTGACTGTTTTCCTGACACCACGTCACAAGGCCAGCAACCACAGCCCTGAGTCCGCCTCCGCTCCCCCCGTGATCATTCCTATGACTGTGGTGTCATCAGGAAATCTTATAATGCTGGTGTTCAGTCATAGGTGAAGAGGGAGTAGAGCATCAGACTCAGCACAGAGCCTTAGGGGCAGTCTGTGCTGAAATTTCTGATGCCAGATGACCATCCCCCAATTCTGACTATATGCATACTGAAATTAAATCGATGTCTGTGTGTGCCATGACTATCCTTTCAAAACACTTCGTTACAACAGGGGTGAGTGCAATGGGACAACAGGACATTCAGCAGGGCTTTCTTTGGGAGGGGCTCAATGGTGGTTGCTTTCAAACTGGATCAACTCACATAAGCTTCTTGCCAACAAAGATGAGGACTTTATCCTGGGGCAGCATGTTTCTGATAAAGTCGAAAACATACGACTTCTTCTCTTCCTCACGAACAATCAGCACTGTTTGCTGCACTGTGTTAACTGCCTGAGACAAAAAGACAAGCAGAACATATGCACAGTAAATGGCCTGAATTTATACTTATATATACACTTGTGTTTGCTACACTTACACACCACTTTTTTACTCCACAAAGCGCACTCACATGTGTAATCCAAATACAATCTAACTGCTTAGTTTTTCTGAAGACATTTTAATGCAGAACACAAGAAAATTCCACAGTAATCTAATTGTGAATAATTTGCCTACAGTGTCATGGTGGGACAAAATAggtaaatactaaaaaaaaaaaaaaaaaaatagcagttctctcacaaacacatacacacaagagGAAAGCTTACCGCCAAGTCCAGTGTGCCCACATAAACCATCATGGGATTCTTAAGGTAGGATTTGGCCAATCGTCTCACCCCTGTGGGCCAAGTGGCACTGGAGCATGTGTTAATGGAAACAAATGTTTATTCACTCAACATGTAACTTCACATCCTGTATTTAGTTCAATTGGAGCGGACGGAGACTTGCATTTGTAGGTAGACCAGCGTTTGCTCCTTAGATCCATATCAAGAGAATGTGTTTGtgcattcacacatacacaaatgaaGTGGATGTTCTGAGCAAACTAATGTGCCCTAAGTTACATATGATGGCAACGGCTAAAGAGActaaatttatttatgcattttcttCCCCCCCACATGGCACTTTGCCATTAAATTCATATCAGCATAATAGGCATGCTGCAAGTTTTtggtagatttttattttaagctgttcaacatatttacattaaaacttGTACAACAGCTGGCATTATTAGTAACACTGACTTGTTTAGTTGTAaggattttattgtatttacaaTAACAAGGATAAATGTCATAAATGAGGAAAATGCCTTTTTAGCTAATGAAAATCACAGGCAATCTGTGTTATGTATTTGATGATTAGGAGAAATTGCAACGTGACCTACAGATTTTAGcatgataaaaatgataaagaaaaattagGTGCCTTACAGAAGTTTGCACAGTGGTGTAAATTATTAACAATCCACTGGATTATCTAGAAGTAGATGACATATGAAACTGAGACCCAGGTCTGCTGTAAGTGCCTTTCTGTAAATGACAATGCAGTTCAGACTTAGACCTTGTCGCGTCACTTTCAGTATAACATTTAAGACTGCTGTGGCAAACTGGCACTAAAAACCACATGTTCAGATACTTCTGACAGTTACTTCTTTTGGCACAATAATCCCTTTTACTAGTATGATAAAACTCGTTTCCAGAAACTCTGGTAATGAAAACTGAATAATACCTCATGATTTTGAAAGACTACATTTACATTCATTGGATCATATAACTCTCGTCTTTGTAGCCTTAACGTTAATCAAAGTGTTCATAATTACTGGTACCTGGTCATGACAGTCTGTCGATCTGGACGGATGTCTAGAAGAATCTTCATAATCTGGGGTTCAAAGCCCATATCAAGCATACGGTCAGCCTCGTCTAGCACCTTTCCCCAaaaaaggcaagtttatttatctAGTACATTTTACATAcatgacaattcaaagtgctttacataaaacatgaaaagcatTAAAGGAGGTTGCAGaagaatcaataaaaacaaactttaaaaagaaataatagaaCTTGAAGAGAAAAAGCTTAAACGCAGATTTATACTGGCATGGCGTCTGTGCCACTGCTGTAGGCGCTGGGTAACTCCGCAGAGGCCcaacgcgcacctcttccagacctgatgtgcaccaTTGCTAGGCAGACAGTTACCCGGAAGTactcccttatgattggtcagtttgagATTACGAGTTTCCGGATCTTCAGGATCTTCTCGTTGAATTTGTGTACCaaccgccatttttaaaaacaacacctaATGGATCAAGCTGATGAGAGGCTGAtgaagacactgaaccatactggacgccattgttgttttaaaacaaaaaatacctaccggaactgaagtgaaccatcaaaagaactctgacctggtgagttCACCGGccaataccacccctgctgccaccttcagatttggaggagaaactgcaacacgacacccTAACAATGCGTatccccctacgctcgagtgcaaacttcaccagcatcagctacgccgtagctgaccgcacgcagacgccgTGCGAGTATAAATCTGCTTTAAGTATTACAAcacaaaatgcaagaaataagaGAGCTGACATTAAAACAACCCCACCAAAAATCAAAACACCAATTTCAGCAATTACGTACAACATTCATAACGTCGGTGCAGATACTACTCTCAGACATGTCTGCACAGACATGATTCACTATTAAGGTAATCTtgttaaaatacacaaatattgAGAGATGCTtcggaaaaaagaaaaaacaaaacaaaagggaaaGTACTTCTTTATGTACATTAAAACCCTTTaataaaagacagacaaaaaacaaagacctgACCAAGTAGGTGATAGATCGAAGATTGATGAGCTCATTCATCTGCAGATCATTGAGACGGCCTGGTGTAGCGATCACTATGTCAATACCACTCTTCACCAAGTTGATCTGGCCTCTCCTGTCACCTCCGCCATAGATACAGACACTGAGAGAAGATGCAGGAGGACAAGTTCTATCATGTCAAGTAATCACTGATTATTGATTTTAAACCCATTCATAGTTACTTATACCATTTGTATCCTTTGTAACGATACTTGTTGCACTCAGCTTCAATTTGCAGGGCCAGCTCTCTGGTAGGAGTCAGCACCAACATGCCAGGACCACCCCGCTCAGCTCTAGCTctattgatgaagaaacaatgaacacaaagaaaaatcccACTAGGTATGTTACGATTACTTAATTCTGCAATTCATCATGGTATTAAATGCTATGATTATTGAATTTCAAAGATCTGTCAATACagttattttctataaaaagatagaaaaaagtataaaaagtgctgcttgtgttgctttgttttggctCTGTGTGAGTTGCAAAAGAGGTGAATTAGAGTGACTCAttacagcagaggaagagttattGCCTCCAAATGAACAGAATAAGTCATtcttgttggattttttttttttggtttgagaagaaaaagacaaggcTCACCAGCCTGTAGagcatgacataaaaaaaaatccatccaatACGTTTCATCACATGCAGGATAACCACCAGCTTTTAATGTTAAGGGTAAACGCACAATACTTTGGTTATATGATGCTaataaaatggatctccaacagtttgttgtcaagtGAATCCATAAATTTGAATTAGGTCTGTTGCTGCAGGGACACATCCTATACCTGCAGGATCCAGGCCCTCGAGAACCAGAGTTGGTGATACCTGCCGagtgttttctctgagagaaagcCAGAGTTAATATATAggattatttattctttacacagcaGAAGGGATTTAGTAGGAATGCGATTTCttggttactttactttgttgttctattattttgttaatttggcatcaaaagataaaaatgaataacacttaaattttatttgtgattttatacatttatagtTTTGGGAAATTAATAAAACTCataaaattgtgattatttcaTTGACAATGAACCATACCAGTAAAATCTTTAATTGTGACATTCCTATTGCCCACTCTTAAAAGGAGCAAGAAAGGAATATATCTGCTGCTTGTCATTATGACACAAACAACATATGAAGATGCCTGCgagagaaaatgtaaataagttgAAAAATGAAACAGGTCCTATACTCACACAGGCTGTCCATCCATATGAATGAACCCTGGCAGCAGGTAAGCCAGTGTTTTCCCAGTTCCTGTCTGAGCAATTGCTATCAGGTCCTCCCCACTGAGTAACACTGGCCATGCTTGAGACTGATGAAGGAacagtttaaaaggaaattGTATCTGCATCAATGACACACATGTACATTAAACCTCAACTGGAATAAGACTGACTTACTattcatttgattaaaaatgaaagaaatgcaaaataaaacaaatacttaTACAACATAGTAAATTTTGCTTCAGTGgtttacaaagtaaaaaaatttatataaatatgaggtaaaaaaaaaaaaaagaattcagtTCAGgaaatttctttaaatgaagtgtaaatgaaaacatacaaaTTCAATATattgataaatataaacaccatAACAGACATATTATCCAAGAATCCAACCCTGAGAATAGAAACTGGCAAGTGTGGCCTCCCAGGGGCTcgacacattttaataaaacgATGAAATTAAGAGAAATCACTCAACTTAAGCAATAATCTCATTTCCGAAGATTTTAAGATCTGTTCAATCGGTTTGCTGAGCATATTCAGACACAAAgttataaagacaaaaatggagAATCCTACAGGTTAGTTACAATTTTGAGCCATTACTTAAATTACTTGTGAGACAGACTTTAAAGTGTGATCTAACTGGATGGACACCTATTAAGACAACATCATATTTCCTGGTATTACTATGCATGCGGGATGAGACTAGACTACCAGCTCAAGTATTTGCATTAAGTGGAACCTGTTGTGCAGCTATGAAAAATTGCATGCCAGTAATAAACCTGACAAAGCCTGTTAGTGAAATGAAATTGAAATGCGAGAGTGTGATGAGGCGGTTTCATTTCCCCTTGATGGAAAAAGGTTCAATTTTTCACAGAGATATAGAACTGCACATTCAGCTTATAAAgacctccaaaaaaaaaaaaaagaaaaaataaaaagaaaaatgaataacttGCTTGACAGACACATATCACTGAAGGTCCAGcatgattttatatttatatttagtcaTTTACCAGACCTTTTTTCCCAAAGTGACTCACAGGTTAGGACCAGCTTACTGTAAGACACTCATTATGTCCTCAATCGATTTAAATTCAATTACACAGCAAATTACAAGTATGAAAAGGTACAAAGGTGCAAAGCTTGTGTGATATAAACATATTAGGGTATTTTTAGTCTTAGGAAAATTTGGTGTTCTTGAAAGAGCAGAGCCTTCTATCGATTCTTCAAGTGATGAGGAACACCTTCATCTACTGGTAGCTCATCAAACCAACATAAAACCACAAATGAGAGCAGTGTGGACTGAAACTTCCTATACATGATTACTGCCTCAGTGGTTTACTGTAAAAATGACAGATCTCCCAAAGAAGCCACAGAATCAAAGCAAaggtgacagaaaaaaacaaaaatggaaaaaacaacatgaataaataaaagtgaactCATTAAACAACAAGATCATCAAGTCCGGATTTGGAAGTAAAAATGAGAAGTtataagggggggggggggggtgacagATGATTCATCACTACCGCTTCACCATAAATGAGGAACAAGCatttaatacaaatattaaGTTCTAAAACTTGCCCATTAAAGAGGTAGAAATACATCTATCAAAACATCTTATTTAGCTCTCAGCATATTTTATGAACTCTCACTTCTTTTTGGGAAAACTTTATCTGCAAATACAAACATCATtacaaaaaggaggaaaaaagaagttgtTTAACAAGGATGCTACTAAATGGGTATTTCCAAATCTTTTTATGTGTGGCAATAGGTAATCCCCGTGATTTACTATGACTTATTACTCAGGCATCTTTCTTCAAAACATCTCCCCAGAGATGCTTTTAACCAACATGATGGTGCACTTCAAGCTCATCTAACAGTATAAAAATGGCTTAGACTTCTGGTCTTCCTGTGAGCACGGTTCATGGAGCATGGAATTGTAAACATTAAGTAGATGGATAAAAGTCAAGTTTAATATGCACTGCATAATGGAGACAAAAGTATGTTAATGTGCAAATGTGAAAATCCAGATGTCTTAAGGTTACATTGGGGTCAACACTTTGTGGTGTTCCGGTTGTTAGGTCATACCTGGATGGGGGTAGGGTTTTCAAAGCCAACACGATCAATATTTTCCATAATCTCTGGATAAAGCTGAAAGGCCTCCAGAAATGTGCGACAGGGATTTGGAATGGGCCGCTTTCCCCCTTCCTCCTTCAGGTCATCCACAAAGATGTTGTTATTTTCCTTTCTGTGGAAAAGCACAACATAAGAACATGGTTGGATTACTGGAAAGGGTGGAGTGGTCGATTCCAAACAACGGTTTAGTGCAAGAAAAAAGCTGAGTATGCAAAGTGCTACACCACAATATATCAGGAATATTTGGTCCAAACTATGCAGTGTTATAAACTAGGGGTTTATATCTAAATATGCATTTGCTTCATTTTTAGGAGGCACCATGCAATATGTAGCAGTAATGGCTTTAATCTGTTAAAATCCATAGCATTCAGTAAATGGTCAGCGTGGTGTTCATGTTTCTCACAGCTGTCAGGCAGTTAAGAGAGTAGCAGGTGTTTTAAGTGTTATCTgagaatgcagagaaagaatacAGTCATGCTTGCATCGCTGAACGTGAGACAAGACCACAAGATTTAAGTGAAATACAAGTGTCTGGAGCCCTTATAAGCCATGTCCACAATGTCTTACGgccaaatgtaaaatgtaaaaatgagttGACAGCATCAGCATTTCAATTTAGagtaagaaaattaaaataggaataaaataaacaaaaacataataaaagaatGGAGTAAAATATTCATGAATATCAagtatgaataataaaaataaatgatttagaATTTCCCTCAAAGTATTTTTTccctcatttaatttcatgaagGAAAACCAAGTTCTGGGGACTTTCAAACATTGCTGGGTTTGTCATGGAGTCTAATAGTTGTCCACATATctgcagggttttttttcttcttaaagcaCTATTGTGAAAGCATTGTAGTGGGTTGGTGGTGATTCAGACAGCCATGTATGAAATGTTTCTATGTGTGAGGTTATAGTAcataaaaaattgttttcctATAAGCTAAACAGTCAGTTGAGAGTATTTAAGCATTGAACTGTCTTGGTTTAATaactaacacacaaacacacttttataCCCaacaatgaaatattttaaaatgccaGCAAATACCATTATTATTTCATCttcagatatattttttttcacagaatAAAACAATTTCCTCCAAAataactgaattgaattaaaatgtaaaattatttattaatccaATAAATTACAATGATGTAGTTGttcagtttagtttgtttttttgtttctttttgtaacAGCAGCTTAGTTTTGGGCTCCTAACAGCATCCACCTCAACTCTCatagttcctaaaaaaaaagtatatcaGCTGTAAAAATCACTGGGCTAGAACTAAAATTACTTACATTACATTACTGACAAGTTACAAGGTCAGGTCTTTATATGGAGCAATAGTCAATAAAGCTACCAGTTGTAATAATGAATTTCTCTTTAGACAATGGGTGTATGCtatatataaacaatataatGAGTCAAGTTACTGGCAAAACATTTATGCAGCCTTCTGTTGAAAGCAAACCACTTCGCTACCTGTTTCATGGGAACTTCAAGAGTTCTCAAAATTCCCCCAAACCTTTGGTTACTAGCGGCAACAACACTAATGTGAATCTTCTTGTCACTAAcagtttaatcttttaaagtagTCATCTATGCTTCGGCATTTACCTCCGCCTCGTCAactgagaaataaaactgaatcaATTTGATGTGAACATTCACAGTAGCTTGTTTTATGGTGCCAGAGCATCATCTTTCTGCATAAAACCCGAGGAGCAGGATGATACGATTAAAAGGGCAAACAGTGGAAGAATTACCTCCATTCACTGACTTCTTCAGGTGTGAGCATGGACACATTCTCAGCCTCGATGTAAAACTTCTTCTTGATGGGTGGGACGTCTGAGGGAAGTTGTGGATATCATAGTGCACAGTAATTCAAGAACAAATCATGTCACTGTTTCAACATTTGCGGCCTGGGAAATTAATGTAGAGGGCTAACCTTTCCATTTAAGCTCTTCATATTTGTCCTTGTTCTCCCGGATAGCGTTCCAGTCTATGGATGGACGTACTGGAACATCTTCAGCAGCCTGTAGTTCTGCAGCAGACCAGACAGAGCCAGTGCTTACTCCCCCATCAGCTTTTCTTCTGTGGCCTCCATTGCCCCCTCCGTAGTATTGCCTTCTACTAGGATCTGAAAAGCAGAACAAGATGtcaaatcagattaatcacagcttacaaagtAATTAATCATGGATAATTACCATTCGggactatgcctgaaatctgcccgtttttgctgttttactaCAACAGAAAGATCCAATGCTTGCAAATATTTACTAACTGACCTTCCcatgggtaaacatcagatatCCAAGGGTCAGttaatgcagcatgtaatacacttctttatgttgttctgcatcattctaccatgttctagatcatgaAGCAGAATTCATACATCATCTCATCAACCATCTCtatggtgataatatctgtcaaAACCACCAGATCTGACaattgaagttaaacagccaatatTCATGAAGAatctctgataaaactgatgatctggctaaaaacacatttttccttttatcactgaAGAGTAAGTGTTGGTGCAgaagtgataaaagtcctacagcagcatcacccaaagcaaacaactgttgataaactatatatttctttcttcactttttccattagatgatcactttagttatAACTAGTTCAATACttaataaaatctagacctaaaaaaaggtctcatttgtacCCCCTTTGTCCTGGTctgtgcccctgcctggccccccatcaaaacttttctagacctgcccctgcataGTTGAAGAATAAACCCCATCCATCACCCAAAGCAAACAACTGTTGATAAACTAGTttgactgacagacagacactCATTTTGTACAGTCCATGATGAAACCACAAGCCACCACACCTAATGTACAATGCTCATTTTTCTGTTATCTAAAACGGGAGCTTGAAGCTATGCAGGGTGTGTGTCATATCTGAAGTTTCTATATGACAGAACACACACTGAGCTTTTCTTCAGGTATTTTCCCCCCAAGCCCTACTTCTACTAGATCGTGACTTTGCATGCAGGTGTGCCAACTCCAAAAAACAACGTGCACGCTGTTGAA from Melanotaenia boesemani isolate fMelBoe1 chromosome 16, fMelBoe1.pri, whole genome shotgun sequence carries:
- the ddx43 gene encoding probable ATP-dependent RNA helicase DDX43 isoform X1, yielding MSDWEDSDDETSHKSASKPATTEWKYPGDDCQSGNICFGVKQGTLFGASGEKRGGHSYEGVEFRSWRGGRGRGGPPREGRTFVDEKSNTSAPLTISVENASVGRVIGRGGATIRELEGNSGARIKINKGDYEGEVVIFGSSAAQQKAKKMIEELVADGSSRFSNDPSRRQYYGGGNGGHRRKADGGVSTGSVWSAAELQAAEDVPVRPSIDWNAIRENKDKYEELKWKDVPPIKKKFYIEAENVSMLTPEEVSEWRKENNNIFVDDLKEEGGKRPIPNPCRTFLEAFQLYPEIMENIDRVGFENPTPIQSQAWPVLLSGEDLIAIAQTGTGKTLAYLLPGFIHMDGQPVARAERGGPGMLVLTPTRELALQIEAECNKYRYKGYKCVCIYGGGDRRGQINLVKSGIDIVIATPGRLNDLQMNELINLRSITYLVLDEADRMLDMGFEPQIMKILLDIRPDRQTVMTSATWPTGVRRLAKSYLKNPMMVYVGTLDLAAVNTVQQTVLIVREEEKKSYVFDFIRNMLPQDKVLIFVGKKLIADDLSSDICLQGLAVQSLHGNREQCDREEALKDFKESRVRILVATDLASRGLDVHDITHVFNYDFPRNIEEYVHRVGRTGRAGRSGAAVTLVTREDWRMAPELIPILERAGQEVPEELLLMAERYEKHKREKEMCNPRGGQGHGGGRGGGRGGGGGGGWGRRDGGGKGSRDRGQNWGF
- the ddx43 gene encoding probable ATP-dependent RNA helicase DDX43 isoform X2 encodes the protein MSDWEDSDDETSHKSASKPATTEWKYPGDDCQSGNICFGVKQGTLFGASGEKRGGHSYEGVEFRSWRGGRGRGGPPREGRTFVDEKSNTSAPLTISVENASVGRVIGRGGATIRELEGNSGARIKINKGDYEGEVVIFGSSAAQQKAKKMIEELVADGSSRFSNDPSRRQYYGGGNGGHRRKADGGVSTGSVWSAAELQAAEDVPVRPSIDWNAIRENKDKYEELKWKDVPPIKKKFYIEAENVSMLTPEEVSEWRKENNNIFVDDLKEEGGKRPIPNPCRTFLEAFQLYPEIMENIDRVGFENPTPIQSQAWPVLLSGEDLIAIAQTGTGKTLAYLLPGFIHMDGQPVARAERGGPGMLVLTPTRELALQIEAECNKYRYKGYKCVCIYGGGDRRGQINLVKSGIDIVIATPGRLNDLQMNELINLRSITYLIMKILLDIRPDRQTVMTSATWPTGVRRLAKSYLKNPMMVYVGTLDLAAVNTVQQTVLIVREEEKKSYVFDFIRNMLPQDKVLIFVGKKLIADDLSSDICLQGLAVQSLHGNREQCDREEALKDFKESRVRILVATDLASRGLDVHDITHVFNYDFPRNIEEYVHRVGRTGRAGRSGAAVTLVTREDWRMAPELIPILERAGQEVPEELLLMAERYEKHKREKEMCNPRGGQGHGGGRGGGRGGGGGGGWGRRDGGGKGSRDRGQNWGF